A single window of Nicotiana sylvestris chromosome 5, ASM39365v2, whole genome shotgun sequence DNA harbors:
- the LOC104210967 gene encoding uncharacterized protein isoform X2 — translation MQKCEKCSREFFSPINHRRHILVHRRSLNLDKESHKYRDLLAAFWDKLSVDEVKEVVSLQDISLKEIAGSSLVHALATALGKPGFWTLPRGYVRAGSKLLEVIQAKTFRPPVTSQELFSILEDATERTFLCAGTADSVQKYVFDGEASKIGFDAKNLVACTSFLFEQKLVKAWVAEKDAEALRCQKLLFEEEEAAQKKQAELLERKKVKKLRQKELKAKEQSIEEKGILEAPADCFEVPLAEVSSLPRPSDSYSNIPDVSLDVSTSLEMVQFSSNVDTSVESQYDLCHQHLDSVKAHNLEPRPVSANSRRRFANSQLQAPKSQRSGRNGGFHNNQNHQALKAEPIQKHKDSGTPVNSSMIWTRKVRVESDDTSILEVQKEDIDQKQSKSEVIIGSISVPVEDCSTQQQGRDDFGSTELRKKCNVVEKPAKHDALQVGSNRAAAKLWRPVRHTVGRQDPEEEGVMCSKFDDRTSLNENCLQSCPVDSSGSRKNCQDPDGNAHQGLGFSSIAAKAFLAQRWREAIAGDHVRLVLSPDTESSGRPEVPSSSSSEAAPASDSGEHGVVSRADTELAKNEVLTSSSSGNIKVKYRPKPEKGVKTMYIPKQKKHHLG, via the exons ATGCAGAAGTGTGAGAAATGTTCGAGGGAATTTTTTTCACCTATTAATCACAGAAGACATATACTTGTGCACCGCAGATCCTTAAATCTTGATAAG GAGTCGCACAAATACAGGGATTTGTTGGCAGCATTCTGGGACAAG CTCTCAGTGGATGAGGTTAAGGAAGTTGTATCATTGCAAGATATTTCATTAAAG GAAATTGCTGGATCTTCACTTGTTCATGCCTTGGCAACAGCTTTGGGCAAACCTGGTTTTTGGACTCTTCCTCGTGGTTATGTAAGGGCTGGTTCAAAGTTGTTG GAAGTCATCCAAGCTAAAACTTTCAGGCCTCCAGTGACTTCCCAGGAGTTATTTAGTATCCTTGAAGATGCTACTGAGAGAACATTCTTATGTGCTGGCACGGCTGACTCGGTGCAAAAATATGTTTTTGATGGGGAAGCTTCCAAAATTGGTTTTGACGCGAAGAATCTAGTTGCTTGCACCAGCTTCCTTTTTGAACAGAAACTG GTAAAAGCATGGGTTGCTGAAAAAGATGCTGAAGCTTTGAGATGCCAAAAGTTGCTTTTTGAGGAGGAAGAAGCTGCTCAAAAAAA GCAAGCTGAGCTATTGGAAAGGAAAAAGGTGAAAAAGCTTCGACAGAAGGAACTGAAAGCAAAGGAGCAATCAATTGAGGAGAAAGGAATTCTGGAGGCACCAGCTGATTGTTTTGAGGTTCCATTGGCAGAAGTCTCTAGCCTTCCACGGCCATCTGATTCCTATTCTAATATTCCTGACGTATCTCTGGACGTCTCCACCTCTCTTGAAATGGTTCAGTTCTCCAGCAATGTAGATACGAGCGTCGAATCCCAATATGATCTTTGTCACCAACACCTGGATTCAGTTAAAGCTCATAATCTTGAACCCCGACCAGTGTCTGCCAATAGTCGACGGCGTTTTGCCAATTCCCAGTTGCAAGCACCAAAATCGCAAAGGTCTGGGCGAAATGGTGGTTTCCATAACAATCAAAATCATCAAGCATTGAAAGCTGAACCTATACAGAAGCACAAGGACAGTGGTACCCCTGTTAATAGCAGTATGATATGGACAAGAAAAGTTAGAGTTGAAAGTGATGATACTTCAATACTGGAGGTGCAGAAAGAGGACATAGATCAGAAGCAGAGCAAATCTGAAGTGATAATTGGTTCTATATCTGTTCCCGTGGAAGATTGCAGCACTCAGCAGCAGGGAAGAGATGATTTTGGAAGCACAGAGCTTCGTAAAAAATGCAATGTTGTAGAGAAGCCAGCTAAGCATGATGCTCTTCAGGTTGGGTCAAATAGAGCAGCTGCCAAGCTTTGGAGGCCTGTGAGGCATACAGTTGGAAGACAAGATCCTGAAGAAGAGGGTGTCATGTGTTCAAAGTTTGATGATCGAACATCATTAAATGAAAATTGTTTGCAGTCATGTCCCGTGGACAGCTCTGGCAGTCGTAAGAATTGTCAGGATCCAGATGGAAATGCACATCAAGGTTTGGGATTTTCAAGTATCGCTGCAAAAGCTTTTCTTGCTCAGA GATGGAGGGAGGCCATTGCTGGAGATCATGTCAGATTAGTGCTTTCTCCTGACACTGAGTCTTCAGGGCGCCCGGAGGTGCCAAGTAGCAGCAGTTCAGAAGCAGCCCCAGCATCAGATTCTGGGGAACATGGGGTTGTTTCCAGAGCTGACACTGAACTGGCAAAAAATGAAGTTCTTACTTCATCTTCAAGTGGAAACATTAAGGTCAAGTATAGGCCAAAGCCCGAAAAGGGTGTTAAGACAATGTACATTCCCAAGCAAAAAAAACATCATTTAGGATAA
- the LOC104210968 gene encoding SKP1-like protein 21 isoform X1 — MLEGRMAVVKPEMKSYIWLQTADGSIQQVEEEVAMFCPMICREVLQTGAGSSKNCAISLPQRVNAAILGLILDYCRFHQVPGRSNKERKTFDEKFIRLDTKKLCELTSAADSLQLRPLVDLTSRALARMIEGKTPEEIRETFHLPDDLTEEEKLEPLRNMTDDPRIRLLNRLYARKRKELKEREKLKNVEVEEEQHVDERSVDDLLSFINGEDEDSKGVRTTKSKKKNRRRKEQARNSSTNNETGNHNQESSFPASSCLNDDVPSPSKPSDLQDPAFDEGDIDDELDPVMKEEIDREVEDFARRLNSVWPERMQEILSLGQERRPVPLSVNGNGSLKRYTAGLDGR, encoded by the exons ATGTTAGAAGGCCGTATGGCGGTTGTCAAACCAGAG ATGAAGTCCTACATTTGGCTCCAAACTGCTGATGGATCGATCCAACAAGTAGAGGAAGAGGTTGCCATGTTTTGCCCAATGATATGCAGAGAAGTACTTCAAACTGGCGCGGGATCCTCAAAAAATTGTGCAATATCACTTCCTCAACGAGTCAATGCTGCTATTCTGGGCTTAATACTGGATTATTGTCGGTTTCATCAAGTTCCTGGCCGTTCTAATAAG GAGCGCAAGACTTTTGATGAAAAGTTCATCCGGTTAGATACCAAGAAGTTATGTGAGCTGACATCTGCTGCTGACAGCCTTCAACTGAGGCCTCTGGTTGACCTTACAAGTCGAGCACTTGCTCGGATGATTGAAGGCAAAACTCCCGAGGAAATACGTGAAACTTTCCATTTACCTGATGATCTAACAGAG GAGGAGAAGTTGGAACCTTTGAGAAATATGACCGATGATCCACGCATCCGCCTTCTCAATCGACTTTATGCAAGGAAAaggaaagaattaaaagaaagagagaaattaAAG AATGTTGAGGTAGAAGAAGAGCAGCATGTGGATGAACGATCAGTTGATGATCTTCTTTCGTTCATAAATGGGGAAGATGAAG ATTCTAAGGGTGTAAGAACAACAAAGagtaaaaagaaaaataggagGAGAAAAGAACAAGCTAGAAATTcctcaacaaataatgaaactgGTAACCATAATCAG GAATCTAGCTTTCCTGCATCTAGCTGCCTGAATGATGATGTTCCTTCTCCAAGTAAACCTTCTGATCTGCAAGACCCTGCATTTGATGAAGGTGATATTGACGATGAATTAGATCCTGTAATGAAGGAAGAAATTGACAG GGAGGTTGAGGATTTTGCTAGGAGACTGAACTCTGTTTGGCCAGAAAGAATGCAGGAGATTTTGTCTTTGGGTCAAGAGAGGAGGCCTGTACCACTATCTGTGAATGGGAATGGTTCCCTAAAGAGATATACGG CAGGTTTGGATGGGAGATAA
- the LOC104210968 gene encoding SKP1-like protein 21 isoform X2, whose protein sequence is MLEGRMAVVKPEMKSYIWLQTADGSIQQVEEEVAMFCPMICREVLQTGAGSSKNCAISLPQRVNAAILGLILDYCRFHQVPGRSNKERKTFDEKFIRLDTKKLCELTSAADSLQLRPLVDLTSRALARMIEGKTPEEIRETFHLPDDLTEEEKLEPLRNMTDDPRIRLLNRLYARKRKELKEREKLKNVEVEEEQHVDERSVDDLLSFINGEDEDSKGVRTTKSKKKNRRRKEQARNSSTNNETGNHNQESSFPASSCLNDDVPSPSKPSDLQDPAFDEGDIDDELDPVMKEEIDREVEDFARRLNSVWPERMQEILSLGQERRPVPLSVNGNGSLKRYTGLDGR, encoded by the exons ATGTTAGAAGGCCGTATGGCGGTTGTCAAACCAGAG ATGAAGTCCTACATTTGGCTCCAAACTGCTGATGGATCGATCCAACAAGTAGAGGAAGAGGTTGCCATGTTTTGCCCAATGATATGCAGAGAAGTACTTCAAACTGGCGCGGGATCCTCAAAAAATTGTGCAATATCACTTCCTCAACGAGTCAATGCTGCTATTCTGGGCTTAATACTGGATTATTGTCGGTTTCATCAAGTTCCTGGCCGTTCTAATAAG GAGCGCAAGACTTTTGATGAAAAGTTCATCCGGTTAGATACCAAGAAGTTATGTGAGCTGACATCTGCTGCTGACAGCCTTCAACTGAGGCCTCTGGTTGACCTTACAAGTCGAGCACTTGCTCGGATGATTGAAGGCAAAACTCCCGAGGAAATACGTGAAACTTTCCATTTACCTGATGATCTAACAGAG GAGGAGAAGTTGGAACCTTTGAGAAATATGACCGATGATCCACGCATCCGCCTTCTCAATCGACTTTATGCAAGGAAAaggaaagaattaaaagaaagagagaaattaAAG AATGTTGAGGTAGAAGAAGAGCAGCATGTGGATGAACGATCAGTTGATGATCTTCTTTCGTTCATAAATGGGGAAGATGAAG ATTCTAAGGGTGTAAGAACAACAAAGagtaaaaagaaaaataggagGAGAAAAGAACAAGCTAGAAATTcctcaacaaataatgaaactgGTAACCATAATCAG GAATCTAGCTTTCCTGCATCTAGCTGCCTGAATGATGATGTTCCTTCTCCAAGTAAACCTTCTGATCTGCAAGACCCTGCATTTGATGAAGGTGATATTGACGATGAATTAGATCCTGTAATGAAGGAAGAAATTGACAG GGAGGTTGAGGATTTTGCTAGGAGACTGAACTCTGTTTGGCCAGAAAGAATGCAGGAGATTTTGTCTTTGGGTCAAGAGAGGAGGCCTGTACCACTATCTGTGAATGGGAATGGTTCCCTAAAGAGATATACGG GTTTGGATGGGAGATAA
- the LOC104210967 gene encoding uncharacterized protein isoform X1, with amino-acid sequence MPVAKLRIGGTSDAMKADEVNDSLDTFIRQAMGKEPLLSFPRTGEGPVQWIQWLNSLDQPDITGWPFLTPSRVQMQKCEKCSREFFSPINHRRHILVHRRSLNLDKESHKYRDLLAAFWDKLSVDEVKEVVSLQDISLKEIAGSSLVHALATALGKPGFWTLPRGYVRAGSKLLEVIQAKTFRPPVTSQELFSILEDATERTFLCAGTADSVQKYVFDGEASKIGFDAKNLVACTSFLFEQKLVKAWVAEKDAEALRCQKLLFEEEEAAQKKQAELLERKKVKKLRQKELKAKEQSIEEKGILEAPADCFEVPLAEVSSLPRPSDSYSNIPDVSLDVSTSLEMVQFSSNVDTSVESQYDLCHQHLDSVKAHNLEPRPVSANSRRRFANSQLQAPKSQRSGRNGGFHNNQNHQALKAEPIQKHKDSGTPVNSSMIWTRKVRVESDDTSILEVQKEDIDQKQSKSEVIIGSISVPVEDCSTQQQGRDDFGSTELRKKCNVVEKPAKHDALQVGSNRAAAKLWRPVRHTVGRQDPEEEGVMCSKFDDRTSLNENCLQSCPVDSSGSRKNCQDPDGNAHQGLGFSSIAAKAFLAQRWREAIAGDHVRLVLSPDTESSGRPEVPSSSSSEAAPASDSGEHGVVSRADTELAKNEVLTSSSSGNIKVKYRPKPEKGVKTMYIPKQKKHHLG; translated from the exons ATGCCAGTTGCAAAACTCCGCATAGGTGGTACTTCAGATGCAATGAAAGCAGATGAGGTGAACGATTCACTTGATACTTTCATTAGACAAGCTATGGGAAAGGAACCTCTGCTTTCTTTCCCAAGAACGGGGGAAGGTCCTGTTCAATGGATtcaatggcttaattctttagaTCAGCCAG ATATTACTGGATGGCCTTTTTTGACACCTTCAAGAGTTCAGATGCAGAAGTGTGAGAAATGTTCGAGGGAATTTTTTTCACCTATTAATCACAGAAGACATATACTTGTGCACCGCAGATCCTTAAATCTTGATAAG GAGTCGCACAAATACAGGGATTTGTTGGCAGCATTCTGGGACAAG CTCTCAGTGGATGAGGTTAAGGAAGTTGTATCATTGCAAGATATTTCATTAAAG GAAATTGCTGGATCTTCACTTGTTCATGCCTTGGCAACAGCTTTGGGCAAACCTGGTTTTTGGACTCTTCCTCGTGGTTATGTAAGGGCTGGTTCAAAGTTGTTG GAAGTCATCCAAGCTAAAACTTTCAGGCCTCCAGTGACTTCCCAGGAGTTATTTAGTATCCTTGAAGATGCTACTGAGAGAACATTCTTATGTGCTGGCACGGCTGACTCGGTGCAAAAATATGTTTTTGATGGGGAAGCTTCCAAAATTGGTTTTGACGCGAAGAATCTAGTTGCTTGCACCAGCTTCCTTTTTGAACAGAAACTG GTAAAAGCATGGGTTGCTGAAAAAGATGCTGAAGCTTTGAGATGCCAAAAGTTGCTTTTTGAGGAGGAAGAAGCTGCTCAAAAAAA GCAAGCTGAGCTATTGGAAAGGAAAAAGGTGAAAAAGCTTCGACAGAAGGAACTGAAAGCAAAGGAGCAATCAATTGAGGAGAAAGGAATTCTGGAGGCACCAGCTGATTGTTTTGAGGTTCCATTGGCAGAAGTCTCTAGCCTTCCACGGCCATCTGATTCCTATTCTAATATTCCTGACGTATCTCTGGACGTCTCCACCTCTCTTGAAATGGTTCAGTTCTCCAGCAATGTAGATACGAGCGTCGAATCCCAATATGATCTTTGTCACCAACACCTGGATTCAGTTAAAGCTCATAATCTTGAACCCCGACCAGTGTCTGCCAATAGTCGACGGCGTTTTGCCAATTCCCAGTTGCAAGCACCAAAATCGCAAAGGTCTGGGCGAAATGGTGGTTTCCATAACAATCAAAATCATCAAGCATTGAAAGCTGAACCTATACAGAAGCACAAGGACAGTGGTACCCCTGTTAATAGCAGTATGATATGGACAAGAAAAGTTAGAGTTGAAAGTGATGATACTTCAATACTGGAGGTGCAGAAAGAGGACATAGATCAGAAGCAGAGCAAATCTGAAGTGATAATTGGTTCTATATCTGTTCCCGTGGAAGATTGCAGCACTCAGCAGCAGGGAAGAGATGATTTTGGAAGCACAGAGCTTCGTAAAAAATGCAATGTTGTAGAGAAGCCAGCTAAGCATGATGCTCTTCAGGTTGGGTCAAATAGAGCAGCTGCCAAGCTTTGGAGGCCTGTGAGGCATACAGTTGGAAGACAAGATCCTGAAGAAGAGGGTGTCATGTGTTCAAAGTTTGATGATCGAACATCATTAAATGAAAATTGTTTGCAGTCATGTCCCGTGGACAGCTCTGGCAGTCGTAAGAATTGTCAGGATCCAGATGGAAATGCACATCAAGGTTTGGGATTTTCAAGTATCGCTGCAAAAGCTTTTCTTGCTCAGA GATGGAGGGAGGCCATTGCTGGAGATCATGTCAGATTAGTGCTTTCTCCTGACACTGAGTCTTCAGGGCGCCCGGAGGTGCCAAGTAGCAGCAGTTCAGAAGCAGCCCCAGCATCAGATTCTGGGGAACATGGGGTTGTTTCCAGAGCTGACACTGAACTGGCAAAAAATGAAGTTCTTACTTCATCTTCAAGTGGAAACATTAAGGTCAAGTATAGGCCAAAGCCCGAAAAGGGTGTTAAGACAATGTACATTCCCAAGCAAAAAAAACATCATTTAGGATAA